GTTGgtaatttaatctttttctctTCGCTTTTGTTTATATGTTGGCAAAGAAACCATTCagcttctttttatattttcgaATGATTATGGTCAATTCTTACCAACAAATTGAGCGGGGGTGACTATGTAAAGAACCCCAAAGAATAATATGTTACATATGCCCCAAAAGGTGTAAGCAGCTCACGCTAAATCCCTCCAAATTAGTTCAGGTACATAGCCAGCTAGCTTCAGTTGCCCACCTAATTCAGCCAGCAATAGGTAAATTTCACTAGAAGCTAGGTGAGATTTATCAGTTGCTGCAAACTGATGAATCTTCCTTTCCATTTCAATCCAACTGGATCCAGGACATTTCATTTCCACTCCTATATTCTTCATGGCTGCCCGGATTTTTCCAACCTCACCCCATCTATTCACTTCAGCATACATGTTAACCAGAAGATTGTAATGGCCACTGTTGTTTGGCTCCAAAGCCATCAATTCCTTAACAGCAACTTGAGCAATCTCCAAGTTTTTGTGGAGCTTGCACCCACCTAACAAGGCCTCCCATATAATGTTGTTTGGTTCAACTTTCATGCTTCTTATCAACTCTAGTGCATCTTTAAGCAAGCCTGCTTTGCTCAATAGATCAACCATACATCCATAGTGTCCAACTTCAGGAAGGATTGAGTAATCATCTGTCATGCACAAAAACATCCTTCGGCCTTCTTCAACAAGTCCTGTATGAGTGCAGGCACTTAGAACACTAATAAAAGTAATTCCATTAGGTTTGATCTTCT
The Quercus lobata isolate SW786 chromosome 10, ValleyOak3.0 Primary Assembly, whole genome shotgun sequence DNA segment above includes these coding regions:
- the LOC115964752 gene encoding pentatricopeptide repeat-containing protein At1g06143-like, producing the protein MALDLLIIPLVEEMPERNTATWNTMIDGYARMGNFDSAELLFNQMSVRDIISWTTMITCYSQHQKFREALPIFNEMTSNGIHPEEVTMATLISACAHLGALDLGKEIHLYILQNGFDVDVYIGSALIDMYAKCGSLDRSLSVFFKLREKNLFCWNSVIDGLAVHGYADEALKMFRGMEREKIKPNGITFISVLSACTHTGLVEEGRRMFLCMTDDYSILPEVGHYGCMVDLLSKAGLLKDALELIRSMKVEPNNIIWEALLGGCKLHKNLEIAQVAVKELMALEPNNSGHYNLLVNMYAEVNRWGEVGKIRAAMKNIGVEMKCPGSSWIEMERKIHQFAATDKSHLASSEIYLLLAELGGQLKLAGYVPELIWRDLA